The nucleotide window AATTTTTCTTGCCCCCTTTTTTTTTCTATAGGTTTCTTTTTTATTGCCTACATAGCGCCTACATTCCCCTTCTTCTCATCTTAGAATATTTTTATAACTTATTGAAAAATTTGGTAGGCCGTGCAGGGATCGAACCTGCGACCCACTGATTAAGAGTCAGTTGCTCTACCAGCTGAGCTAACGGCCCATTACTTTTAAATTCCCTACACCTTTTTAGACACGTTAGGGGTGAGCTTGTCGAACCATGAATGGGACTTTTTCAACAACTTGTTATCGCTCAATTGCTCGAATGCTCCAAATTTTTGCAAAGCAAAAATTTTGGCGCGCCTGAAGGGATTCGAACCCCCGACACACGGCTCCGGAGGCCGTTGCTCTATCCAGCTGAGCTACAGGCGCACAATGTATCAATAATTCTAAAGGGACCTCATTATAAGCAAAGGATTGAAAGATTTTCAACACCAAGGGAGAGATTAGCCTCTCGTCAATTTTCGGTAGCGGATACGATGGGGCTGATCGGCCTCTTTCCCCAAACGCTTCTTACGATCCGCGTCATATTCGCTGTAATTTCCCTCAAACCAGATCACCTTACTGTCCCCCTCGAAGGCAAGGATATGGGTGGCCACCCGATCCAAAAACCAACGGTCATGGCTGCTCAGAAAACAGCATCCCCCAAAATGCTCCAGCCCCTCTTCCAAAGCCCGAAGGGTATTCACATCTAAATCGTTGGTGGGCTCATCTAAAATCAAAAGGTTTGCCCCCTCTTTTAGAACCTTGGCTAAATGAACACGGTTTCGCTCACCCCCTGAAAGATCCTTCACCTTCTTTTGCTGATCAGGCCCCGAGAAATTAAACCGTCCCACATAACCCCGGGAATTGACCTCAATATTGCCTAGTTTAACCGTATCTGACTCGCCCGAAATAATTTCCCAAACTGTTTTCTTGGAGTCCAGAGACCGGTTCTGATCCACATACCCGATTTTAACCGTATCGCCCACTTTTATTTCTCCGGAATCCGGTTTGATGTCACCAGTAATCATTCGGAACAGTGTGGTCTTTCCGGCACCATTGGGCCCAATCACTCCAACGATTCCACCCCGTGGAAGAGAAAAAGAGAGGTTCTCATATAGGATGCGATCATCATAAGATTTACTGATTTCTCTGGCCTCCAAAACAATATCTCCCAGCCGGGGTCCTGGGGGAATATAAATCTCTAAATCCCCAGCGGTTTTTTCCTGCTTCTCACTCATGAGTTGCTCGTATTGGTTCAAGCGTGCTTTCCCTTTTGCTTGGCGCCCTTTGGGAGACATTCGTATCCATTCCAATTCCCGCTCAAGTGTTTTTTGCCGCTGAGACTCCGCTTTTTCCTCTTTTCTCATCCGTTCCTGTTTTTGCTCCAGCCAAGAGGAATAGTTACCTTTAAACGGAATCCCATATCCCCGGTCTAACTCCAAAATCCACCCCGCTACTTTATCCAAAAAATAGCGGTCATGGGTCACGGCAATAACAGTCCCTTCATAATGCTGAAGATGCTGTTCCAACCATTGAACCGATTCCGCATCCAGATGGTTGGTCGGTTCATCCAAGAGAAGAATGTCAGGTTCCTGTATCAAAAGGCGGCAGAGGGCCACCCGGCGTTTCTCTCCCCCGGATAAAACCTCCACTTTGGTTTCGGGAGGCGGGCACCTCAGAGCGTCCATGGCCACTTCAAGCTCGTTTTCCAACTCCCAGCCATTGGCTTCCTCGATTTTCTCTTGAAGTTTGGCTTGATGCTCCAACAGTTTTTCCATTTCATCGGGAGAAATGTTCTCCCCTAATTTATTGCTCACGGCTTCATAGGCTTTGAGAAGAGCCATGACCTCGGCTCGTCCCTCCTGCACAATCTCCTTAACGGTTTTTCCCTTTTCTAACTGGGGCTCTTGCTCAAATAAACCAACGGTATACCCTTTTGAAAAAGAAACCTCGCCAAGAAAATCTTTGTCCAGGCCCGCTATAATTCGAAGGAGGGTACTCTTTCCGGACCCATTTAGCCCTAACACACCGATTTTTGCCCCATAGTAAAAGGACAAATAGATATCCCGGAGCACCTGGCGTTTTGGAGGAAACACCCTCCCCACCCCCACCAGTGAGAAAATAATCTGTTTATCATCCGCCCCCATGGACCTATTCCTCCTTGTCTATCATTATTTAATTGAGTTGAAAGGGATCATGATCACCATTCTCTTCAGAGTTGGGATGCTGAACCTTAAATCCCTCGGTCTCATCGTAATCTAATGTGGCACCTTCCATTAATTGGGCATCCTCCTCCGGAATTCCGATGGTCAAATCATAGGATTCCTGGACCTGATCCCCCGGCTGAAATGCTTCCTCCAACGTAATATGAAAAACCCGTCGGTCCTCCCCAAGATCCGTAATCCGGACACGAACACAGTTCTCCTCTGGGTGCTCCCTTAGCAGGTGATTCAGCTTTTCAACCGCTTGCGGTGTCACCTTAATCATTTACAAACCTTTTTAATAATAAAGACAACCCAAACACCAAGATTTTTGGACCCAGATCTAAAAACCGGGCTATTTTAACACAGACCCTTTGTAAAAACATAGTCTTCAACCCAAAAACCTTTTGGATGGGGGTGTGGGTATACCGAATAAAATTCATAATTTGAATTGACCCTATGACCCAGGTTGTTTAAGCTTAAATCCACTGGGTTGGAATTAAAAAAAAGAAGTGTGGTTTCTGAAACATGCGGGTCCCTTGGGCTGTGAACCATGCCGGAATCAAATGCGAAGGAAGAAAATCGATTTCAAATCGCAGGCCTCGATGAACGTCAACGTGGGTTTAACCGACTGGCGGAGGTAACTTGTAGGGCTGGGTCCTTTCAAGCCACTTTCCCTTATGAAACCTATAGGGTAACCACTGAGCTTTGCAACACCGAAAAAGCCGCATTGCAGAATTTAATTCAAATCCTTCAGCAACGGGGCTACCGGCAACTTCGCTCTCAAATCACTTTTCGTGGGGGGGATTACCTTGGCTCTCAACCGGTTTGGGTGGAATACCCAGACCCAGGAGAAAGTCAAAGAAAAAGGTTTGGGCTCTCGGGTTGGTTTAAAAAAATCTTTGGTTTTGTAAACACAAAGGACTCAAC belongs to Nitrospiria bacterium and includes:
- the ettA gene encoding energy-dependent translational throttle protein EttA, with translation MGADDKQIIFSLVGVGRVFPPKRQVLRDIYLSFYYGAKIGVLGLNGSGKSTLLRIIAGLDKDFLGEVSFSKGYTVGLFEQEPQLEKGKTVKEIVQEGRAEVMALLKAYEAVSNKLGENISPDEMEKLLEHQAKLQEKIEEANGWELENELEVAMDALRCPPPETKVEVLSGGEKRRVALCRLLIQEPDILLLDEPTNHLDAESVQWLEQHLQHYEGTVIAVTHDRYFLDKVAGWILELDRGYGIPFKGNYSSWLEQKQERMRKEEKAESQRQKTLERELEWIRMSPKGRQAKGKARLNQYEQLMSEKQEKTAGDLEIYIPPGPRLGDIVLEAREISKSYDDRILYENLSFSLPRGGIVGVIGPNGAGKTTLFRMITGDIKPDSGEIKVGDTVKIGYVDQNRSLDSKKTVWEIISGESDTVKLGNIEVNSRGYVGRFNFSGPDQQKKVKDLSGGERNRVHLAKVLKEGANLLILDEPTNDLDVNTLRALEEGLEHFGGCCFLSSHDRWFLDRVATHILAFEGDSKVIWFEGNYSEYDADRKKRLGKEADQPHRIRYRKLTRG
- a CDS encoding iron-sulfur cluster biosynthesis family protein, translating into MIKVTPQAVEKLNHLLREHPEENCVRVRITDLGEDRRVFHITLEEAFQPGDQVQESYDLTIGIPEEDAQLMEGATLDYDETEGFKVQHPNSEENGDHDPFQLN